One window from the genome of Macaca fascicularis isolate 582-1 chromosome 7, T2T-MFA8v1.1 encodes:
- the DLST gene encoding dihydrolipoyllysine-residue succinyltransferase component of 2-oxoglutarate dehydrogenase complex, mitochondrial gives MLSRSRCVSRAFSRSLSAFQKGNCPLGRRSLPGVSLCQGPGYPNSRKVVINNNSVFSVRFFRTTAVCKDDLVTVKTPAFAESVTEGDVRWEKAVGDTVAEDEVVCEIETDKTSVQVPSPANGVIEALLVPDGGKVEGGTPLFTLRKTGAAPAKAKPAEAPAAAAPKAEPTAVPVPPPAAPIPTQMPPVPSPSQPSSSKPVSAVKPTAAPPLAEPGAGKGLRSEHREKMNRMRQRIAQRLKEAQNTCAMLTTFNEIDMSNIQEMRARHKEAFLKKHNLKLGFMSAFVKASAFALQEQPVVNAVIDDTTKEVVYRDYIDISVAVATPRGLVVPVIRNVEAMNYADIERTITELGEKARKNELAIEDMDGGTFTISNGGVFGSLFGTPIINPPQSAILGMHGIFDRPVAVGGKVEVRPMMYVALTYDHRLIDGREAVTFLRKIKAAVEDPRVLLLDL, from the exons ATGCTGTCGCGGTCCCGCTGTGTGTCCCGGGCATTCAGCCGCTCGCTCTCTGCCTTCCAGAAG GGGAACTGCCCTCTAGGGAGACGTTCCCTGCCTG GGGTCTCCTTATGCCAGGGACCAGGTTACCCTAACAGCAGGAAGGTTGT CATTAACAACAACAGTGTCTTCAGTGTTCGCTTCTTCAGAACTACAGCTGTATGCA AGGATGACTTGGTTACAGTCAAAACCCCAGCATTTGCAGAATCTGTCACAGAGGGAGATGTCAGGTGGGAGAAAG CTGTTGGAGACACCGTTGCAGAAGATGAAGTGGTTTGTGAGATTGAAACTGACAAG ACATCTGTGCAGGTTCCATCACCAGCAAATGGCGTGATTGAAGCTCTTTTGGTACCTGATGGGGGAAAAGTCGAAGGAGGCACTCCGCTTTTCACACTCAGGAAAACTGGTG ctGCTCCTGCTAAGGCCAAACCGGCCGAAGCTCCTGCTGCTGCAGCCCCAAAGGCAGAACCTACAGCAGTGCCAGTTCCTCCCCCTGCAGCACCCATACCCACTCAGATGCCACCAGTGCCCTCACCCTCACAACCTTCTTCTAGCAAACCTG TGTCTGCAGTGAAACCCACTGCTGCCCCACCACTAGCTGAGCCAGGAGCTGGCAAAGGTCTGCGTTCAGAACATCGG GAGAAAATGAACAGGATGCGGCAGCGCATTGCTCAGCGTCTGAAGGAGGCCCAGAATACATGTGCAATGCTGACAACTTTTAATGAGATTGACATGAG TAACATCCAGGAGATGAGGGCTCGGCACAAAGAGGCTTTTTTGAAGAAACATAACCTCAAACTAGGCTTCATGTCGGCATTTGTGAAGGCCTCAGCCTTTGCCTTGCAGGAACAGCCTGTTGTAAATGCAG TGATTGACGATACAACCAAAGAGGTGGTGTATAGGGATTATATTGACATCAGTGTTGCAGTGGCCACCCCACGG GGTCTGGTGGTTCCAGTCATCAGGAATGTGGAAGCTATGAATTATGCAGATATTGAACGGACCATCACTGAACTGGGAGAGAAG GCCCGAAAGAATGAACTTGCCATTGAAGATATGGATGGCGGTACCTTCACCATTAGCAATGGAGGCGTTTTTGGCTCGCTCTTTGGAACACCCATTATCAACCCCCCTCAGTCTGCCATCCTGGGGATGCATGGCATCTTTGACAGGCCAGTGGCTGTAGGAGGCAAG GTGGAGGTGCGGCCCATGATGTATGTGGCACTGACCTACGACCACCGGCTGATTGACGGCAGAGAGGCTGTGACTTTCCTCCGCAAAATCAAGGCAGCGGTAGAGGATCCCAGAGTCCTCCTCCTGGATCTTTAG
- the RPS6KL1 gene encoding ribosomal protein S6 kinase-like 1 isoform X4, producing the protein MRPRRSGWPWSATLVKTMRRPSTTIRMAWTCCSVAYMVQLVQDPATGGTFVVKSLPRCHMVSRERLTIIPHGVPYMTKLLRYFVSEDSIFLHLEHVQGGTLWSHLLSQAHPRHSGLSSGSTQERMKAQLNPHLNLLTPARLPSGHTPDQDRIALEPPRTSPSLPLAGEAPSTRPQREAEGEPTARTSTSGSSDLPKAPGGHLHRQARRAGQNSDAGPPQGLTWVPEGACLVLGGCGRGTDQSCLSADGAGRGCGRATWSVREEQVKQWAAEMLVALEALHEQGVLCRDLHPGNLLLDQAGHIRLTYFGQWSEVEPHCCGEAVDNLYSAPEVGGISELTEACDWWSFGSLLYELLTGMALSQSHPSGIQAHTQLQLPEWLSRPAASLLTELLQFEPTRRLGVGEGGVSKLKSHPFFSTIQWSKLVG; encoded by the exons GTGCAGCTGGTCCAGGACCCGGCAACAGGAGGGACCTTCGTGGTGAAG aGCCTACCCAGGTGCCACATGGTGAGCCGGGAGCGGCTGACCATCATCCCACACGGAGTCCCCTACATGACAAAGCTGCTCAGGTACTTCGTGAGCGAGGACTCCATCTTCCTGCACCTGGAGCATGTGCAAG GAGGCACTCTCTGGTCCCACCTGCTCTCCCAGGCGCACCCCCGACATTCTGGGCTCAGCTCTGGCTCTACCCAGGAGAGGATGAAGGCTCAGCTCAacccccacctcaacctcctgacccCAGCGAGGCTCCCCTCAGGCCACACCCCTGACCAGGACAGAATCGCCCTGGAGCCTCCTAGGACTTCTCCGAGCCTTCCCCTAGCCGGGGAGGCCCCATCCACCAGACCCCAGAGGGAGGCTGAAGGTGAACCCACAGCCAGGACCAGCACCTCTGGCTCCTCggaccttccaaaggccccaggTGGCCACCTGCACCGTCAAGCTAGGCGGGCTGGCCAGAACTCAGACGCTGGGCCCCCTCAGGGACTCACTTGGGTTCCCGAGGGGGCCTGCCTGGTGCTAGGGGGCTGTGGCCGAGGCACGGATCAGAGCTGCCTGTCAGCAGATGGGGCCGGCCGGGGCTGTGGCAGGGCCACCTGGAGTGTGAGAGAGGAGCAGGTGAAGCAGTGGGCGGCGGAGATGCTGGTGGCACTGGAGGCACTGCATGAGCAGGGGGTGCTGTGCCGGGACCTCCACCCCGGGAACCTGCTCCTGGACCAGGCAG GTCACATCCGGCTCACATATTTTGGCCAGTGGTCAGAGGTGGAGCCCCACTGCTGCGGGGAGGCCGTGGACAATCTCTACAGcgccccag AGGTGGGTGGGATTTCTGAGCTGACAGAAGCCTGTGACTGGTGGAGCTTTGGGTCTCTACTGTATGAACTGCTTACAGGAATG GCACTGTCCCAGAGCCACCCTTCAGGAATCCAGGCCCACACCCAGCTCCAGCTGCCTGAGTGGCTCAGTCGTCCGGCGGCCTCTCTGCTGACTGAG CTGCTGCAGTTCGAGCCTACCCGGCGCCTGGGCGTGGGAGAAGGTGGTGTCAGCAAACTCAAGTCCCATCCCTTTTTCAGTACCATCCAGTGGAGCAAACTGGTGGGGTAA
- the RPS6KL1 gene encoding ribosomal protein S6 kinase-like 1 isoform X8, with amino-acid sequence MCKAHPRHSGLSSGSTQERMKAQLNPHLNLLTPARLPSGHTPDQDRIALEPPRTSPSLPLAGEAPSTRPQREAEGEPTARTSTSGSSDLPKAPGGHLHRQARRAGQNSDAGPPQGLTWVPEGACLVLGGCGRGTDQSCLSADGAGRGCGRATWSVREEQVKQWAAEMLVALEALHEQGVLCRDLHPGNLLLDQAGHIRLTYFGQWSEVEPHCCGEAVDNLYSAPEVGGISELTEACDWWSFGSLLYELLTGMALSQSHPSGIQAHTQLQLPEWLSRPAASLLTELLQFEPTRRLGVGEGGVSKLKSHPFFSTIQWSKLVG; translated from the exons ATGTGCAAG GCGCACCCCCGACATTCTGGGCTCAGCTCTGGCTCTACCCAGGAGAGGATGAAGGCTCAGCTCAacccccacctcaacctcctgacccCAGCGAGGCTCCCCTCAGGCCACACCCCTGACCAGGACAGAATCGCCCTGGAGCCTCCTAGGACTTCTCCGAGCCTTCCCCTAGCCGGGGAGGCCCCATCCACCAGACCCCAGAGGGAGGCTGAAGGTGAACCCACAGCCAGGACCAGCACCTCTGGCTCCTCggaccttccaaaggccccaggTGGCCACCTGCACCGTCAAGCTAGGCGGGCTGGCCAGAACTCAGACGCTGGGCCCCCTCAGGGACTCACTTGGGTTCCCGAGGGGGCCTGCCTGGTGCTAGGGGGCTGTGGCCGAGGCACGGATCAGAGCTGCCTGTCAGCAGATGGGGCCGGCCGGGGCTGTGGCAGGGCCACCTGGAGTGTGAGAGAGGAGCAGGTGAAGCAGTGGGCGGCGGAGATGCTGGTGGCACTGGAGGCACTGCATGAGCAGGGGGTGCTGTGCCGGGACCTCCACCCCGGGAACCTGCTCCTGGACCAGGCAG GTCACATCCGGCTCACATATTTTGGCCAGTGGTCAGAGGTGGAGCCCCACTGCTGCGGGGAGGCCGTGGACAATCTCTACAGcgccccag AGGTGGGTGGGATTTCTGAGCTGACAGAAGCCTGTGACTGGTGGAGCTTTGGGTCTCTACTGTATGAACTGCTTACAGGAATG GCACTGTCCCAGAGCCACCCTTCAGGAATCCAGGCCCACACCCAGCTCCAGCTGCCTGAGTGGCTCAGTCGTCCGGCGGCCTCTCTGCTGACTGAG CTGCTGCAGTTCGAGCCTACCCGGCGCCTGGGCGTGGGAGAAGGTGGTGTCAGCAAACTCAAGTCCCATCCCTTTTTCAGTACCATCCAGTGGAGCAAACTGGTGGGGTAA
- the RPS6KL1 gene encoding ribosomal protein S6 kinase-like 1 isoform X7 produces MVSRERLTIIPHGVPYMTKLLRYFVSEDSIFLHLEHVQGGTLWSHLLSQAHPRHSGLSSGSTQERMKAQLNPHLNLLTPARLPSGHTPDQDRIALEPPRTSPSLPLAGEAPSTRPQREAEGEPTARTSTSGSSDLPKAPGGHLHRQARRAGQNSDAGPPQGLTWVPEGACLVLGGCGRGTDQSCLSADGAGRGCGRATWSVREEQVKQWAAEMLVALEALHEQGVLCRDLHPGNLLLDQAGHIRLTYFGQWSEVEPHCCGEAVDNLYSAPEVGGISELTEACDWWSFGSLLYELLTGMALSQSHPSGIQAHTQLQLPEWLSRPAASLLTELLQFEPTRRLGVGEGGVSKLKSHPFFSTIQWSKLVG; encoded by the exons ATGGTGAGCCGGGAGCGGCTGACCATCATCCCACACGGAGTCCCCTACATGACAAAGCTGCTCAGGTACTTCGTGAGCGAGGACTCCATCTTCCTGCACCTGGAGCATGTGCAAG GAGGCACTCTCTGGTCCCACCTGCTCTCCCAGGCGCACCCCCGACATTCTGGGCTCAGCTCTGGCTCTACCCAGGAGAGGATGAAGGCTCAGCTCAacccccacctcaacctcctgacccCAGCGAGGCTCCCCTCAGGCCACACCCCTGACCAGGACAGAATCGCCCTGGAGCCTCCTAGGACTTCTCCGAGCCTTCCCCTAGCCGGGGAGGCCCCATCCACCAGACCCCAGAGGGAGGCTGAAGGTGAACCCACAGCCAGGACCAGCACCTCTGGCTCCTCggaccttccaaaggccccaggTGGCCACCTGCACCGTCAAGCTAGGCGGGCTGGCCAGAACTCAGACGCTGGGCCCCCTCAGGGACTCACTTGGGTTCCCGAGGGGGCCTGCCTGGTGCTAGGGGGCTGTGGCCGAGGCACGGATCAGAGCTGCCTGTCAGCAGATGGGGCCGGCCGGGGCTGTGGCAGGGCCACCTGGAGTGTGAGAGAGGAGCAGGTGAAGCAGTGGGCGGCGGAGATGCTGGTGGCACTGGAGGCACTGCATGAGCAGGGGGTGCTGTGCCGGGACCTCCACCCCGGGAACCTGCTCCTGGACCAGGCAG GTCACATCCGGCTCACATATTTTGGCCAGTGGTCAGAGGTGGAGCCCCACTGCTGCGGGGAGGCCGTGGACAATCTCTACAGcgccccag AGGTGGGTGGGATTTCTGAGCTGACAGAAGCCTGTGACTGGTGGAGCTTTGGGTCTCTACTGTATGAACTGCTTACAGGAATG GCACTGTCCCAGAGCCACCCTTCAGGAATCCAGGCCCACACCCAGCTCCAGCTGCCTGAGTGGCTCAGTCGTCCGGCGGCCTCTCTGCTGACTGAG CTGCTGCAGTTCGAGCCTACCCGGCGCCTGGGCGTGGGAGAAGGTGGTGTCAGCAAACTCAAGTCCCATCCCTTTTTCAGTACCATCCAGTGGAGCAAACTGGTGGGGTAA